Below is a window of Paramagnetospirillum magneticum AMB-1 DNA.
AACATCCACCAGACCGCCGCCGAGGTCACCCATCACCTGGCCCAGGTCAAGCACGTGGCCCAGCATCTGGGCATCGGCTTCCTGGGGGTCGGCTTCCAGCCCAAGTGGAGCAAGGATGACACGCCCTGGATGCCCAAGGGCCGCTACGTGATCATGCGGCGCTACATGCCCGAGGTGGGCACCAAGGGCCTGGACATGATGCTGCGCACCTGCACGGTGCAGGTGAACCTGGACTTCGCCTCGGAAGCCGACATGGTGAAGAAGCTGCGCGTCTCGCTGGCGCTGCAGCCCATCGCCACCGCCCTATTCGCCGCCTCGCCCTTCGTGGACGGCAAGCCTTCGGGCTTCATCTCGGCGCGGGGCGACGTGTGGACCGACACTGACCGCTACCGCACCGGCGGCCTGCCCTTCGCCTTCGACGAGGGCATGGGGTTCGAGCGCTATGTGGACTGGATGCTGGACGTCCCCATGTACTTCGTCTATCGCGACGGCAAGTACATCGACGCGGCGGGCCAGAGCTTCCGGGACTTCATGGCGGGCAAGCTGCCCGCCTTTCCCGGCCAGCTGCCCACCATGGGCGACTGGGCCGACCACCTGACCACCGCCTTTCCCGATGTGCGGCTCAAGAAGTTCCTGGAGATGCGCGGTGCCGATGCCGGCCCCTGGCGGCGCCTCTGTGCCCTGCCCGCCCTATGGACCGGCCTGCTTTACGACGATACCGCCCTCGACGGCGCCTGGGAGCTGGTCAAGGACTGGACCGCCGAGCAGCGCGAGGCCCTGCGCGCCACCGTCCCCGCCCGGGGACTGGCCGCCACTATCCATGGCCGCAGCGTGCGCGAGGTGGCCGCCGACATGCTGAGCCTGGCCTCGGCCGGATTGAAGGCCCGCGGCCGCCTCAACGATTCGGGCCGCGACGAGACCATCTACCTCGACCCCATCGAATCCGTGGTCAAGACCGGCAAGACCGCATCGGAAGAGATGCTGGACGCCTTCCACACCCGTTGGCGGGGCTCGATCGATCCTATCTTCAGGGAATACGCCTACTAGAGCATTTTCCGCTCAATCGCGGTCACAACCGGCAGCGGCGAAGTAGTTCAGGCATTCGGCCGGTGTGAAGAGATCGATACCCCTGGCGATGGCAGTCCAGAGGTCGTCCTTGGTCCTGGCCGCGACCTTCTTGAGGAAGCTCTTGAACTTCGAGAAGACCATCTCGATGGGGTTGAAGTCAGGGCTGTATGGCGGCAAGAAGTACAACTTTGCCCCCGTTGCCTCGATGGCAGCACGCACGGCGGTGAGTTTGTGGGCGGGCAGGTTATCCATGACCACGACGTCGTCCTGCGACAGCGTCGGCGCCAGGACCTGCTCGACATAGGCCAGAAAGGCGGGACCATTCATGGCGCCATCCAGGACCATGGGCGCCGTCATGCCACTCAGCCTGAGGGCGCCGACGAAGGTCGTTGTCTTCCAATGTCCGTGCGGCACCGGCGCCCGGCACCGCTCGCCACGTAGCGCCCGGCCCCGCAGCCGGGCCATCTTGGTCGAGGCGCCAGTCTCATCGATGAAGACCAGGCGCTCAGGGGCGAGATCGGGCTGAATCTCGAACCACGCCTGCCGTCGCCGCAGAACATCAGGCCGCTGCGGCTCGCTTGCGTGCGCCGTTTTTTTTGAACGTCATGTCGTGGCGGTCCAGCAGGCGCCATACGGAGCTGTGGGCGACCCGCAGCCCGTGCGTCACCTCCAGGTGGGCCACGATCTCCATCAGGGTGATGTCCGGCGTCTTGTCGATCAGGCCCAGGATTTCCTCGACATGGGCTTCCATCCGGTGCGAGTGCCGGTCACCGCCAATAGGCTTGGGGTCGGCAAGCCCCTCCTGGCGCCAGCGGCTCATCCATTTGATCGCCGTCGAGGCAGCCACCCCAAAGCGCTTTGCCGCTAAACGGCAGGATTGCCCATTCTCCACGGCGGCTATCAGGCGTTGGCGCAGAAGCGCCACAAGATCGGGCGCTCCGACGTGCTGTCATATGATGCAGCCCGGCAGGAGGCCATGCCCATCACCGATAGCGGCGAAGTCTGGTGGAGTGACGTCGCGCCATCGCAACGCGCCCTGTATGGCAGTTACGTCGTTCTGGGCGAGGCGTTCTTCCGCGCCATTACCTCCAATCCCGTGCCGGTGGATCGGCGCGCCTTGAAGGCGCTTCGGCGCAGCCCCCTTGCACTCGATCTCTACGCATGGGCAACCCATCGGGTCTATGAACTCGGCAGCGAGGGCGCTTTCATTCCCTGGTCGGGCCTTCGTCGCCAGATCGGTGCGGCCTATTCCGATCCCAAGAATTTCCAGAAAGCAGCGAAACAGGCACTCCGGAAAGTGGCTTCGGTCTATCTCGGCTTTCGCTACTCCTGCGAACTTGGAGGCATCCGCATTCTGCTCGGCAGCACAACAGCGGTGCCGTCGAATAAGTCGGGGAAAAGTTCGCATATCCACGGTGAAACGGTACCCCGGCCCACAGCAGCCCCACCAAAGGCCAGGGGAGTTACCCCCAGATCGAGACGGTGAAACGGTACCCGTGAAGGACGGTGAAGTGGTACTCCGCCCTATATACACCCCTATAGAATCTCTTCCTGTTGTTGGCGCCCGGCTTTGTGGACAAGCCGGGTTGCTCGGCAGGACGCGGATGCAGGCATCGGGAGGACGGGCCTTCCGCGCGCCCCAGGCATCCCGATGCGGCACCGATGGGGGGTGTGCAGCGCCCCGGCAAAGTGCCGGACGGAACCTCCGTCTGGCCGCCCTTCGGGCAGGAACAAGCCCGCTCTCTCTGCGAGCCGAAATACCTCGGGGGTTTGGGGGCTGGCCCCCATCTGCCGGAAGCGGATTTCGACGCCCCCGGTTTGGACGCGACAGAATCGGCCTTGGGCGTGGCCTTTTCTCCCGTGGACGCGCCGTCACCCCCCCTTGGACGCGCTCGGGCGCGGCATGCGCGCAGGCTCCCTCCAATCTCCAAGGCTTCTGCGGCTCTCGCCACAGCCATACACAAGGCAGGATACGCACTTTGTCGCACACCTGGGGCACAAACCCGGGCTTGCGACAAAGCGCAGGGCTTGGAGCGCCCGCCTCCGGCGGCTTGAAGGAGGCAGGACATGACACGTTTCACAAGGGCCAGTCGGATCAATGTCCGAGTTGAGACCGGCCTCCGCCAAGCGGTTGAGGCCGTAGCAGCCGACATGAAGTGTTCGCCATCCGTGGCCGCCCGCCACCTCTTGGCCGAGGCCCTCGCTTATCGCCGCGCCGAGGCCATGGATGAAAAGCCGGGATCGGCGGCAAAGGCGCTGGGCCGCATTGCCGCGTGCGAGATACGACGGCGAAACGACTACACCATCTGGGGAATGTCCGAGGACGTACGGCGCATTCTCGAATCCATGGGGATTCGAAAGCCGAAGGTGTGACCTCACCCCTGTCATCCGTCTTCAAAGACATTCCAGCCGTGCTGCTGAAATGGATGCGCTGTTCTCAGGAGGCGCCCCAGACACCCCGCCGGTTCTCCCGCGCCAACGCTTCGGCATTGCGGATGAAATCTGGGGCGTTGGCGGCGGCCTTGGCGAAACCGGAAAGGGCGAAGACCTCGGCGATATCGAGGCCTTTGGCGAGCGAGATGCAGCGCCAGCCGCCGACCGGCGCCATATAGCACTTCACATTTCCCGCCTGAGCCAAATACGTACGGGCAAAGGCTTTGGCTTCCGGCAAATCGACGGGGCGCAGGCCTGTCAGGGGTAGACGCTGACCATTCACGCTGAGGGTGGCGGTATCCAGAATGTCCGGCACGCCCGTGATGGTTTGCGGCGTCTTTGGCGGAGCCGAAGCTGGCGGCTTTACGGCGGCGGCTGGCTGCGTTGCGGGTGGGCTTGCCGGAATAAGCCGAGGGACAAGAACAGCCGCCAAAGCGACAACCAAACTGGTGGCGATGGTCAGCCCGGCGATCTTCACGATGGCGGGGCGCTTATTGGGCGGCGGCTGGAATGATGTGGGCGCCGTTTCTTCCTCCGGCTCCACAAGGGCCGGCTCCACCACAACATGCTGACGCCCATACAACTCGATGATGGAGGTAACCCCGGCGGATTCGAGCGGCTTATAGCCCTCGCCCGAAGCCATGGCCTTTTCCATCATCTCGGCAATACGAGTGCCGATCACCGCCATGTCGTTCTCGAACAGGAAATGCTCGGTCTTCGGTTCCAGAACAGCCTCGGCGTTGGACGGGCGCGGGGTGTGAGGCAGGATCACCAGCGGCGTTATGGCAAAAAAGCCGCCAACCGATGAATGGGCCTTCCAGTCGGAGACAAAGGACATCCCCGCCCCAACCGCTTGGTGATAGGGATTCTTGATGGAGGCAGGCTGGCCGGCGGAACGGGTGGTGCTTGTCCACTTGCGCCGGCTGTCCATGGGATTGCCGAGCGTAACGGCCCCGCCCTTGACCTCGATTACCACCACTCCGAAGCGAGGGTGGAGGACCAGAAAGTCGATCTCACGGGGCTGGCTGCCCAGAGTGCCAATGGACCACAGGACAGTAAAGTCGCCGCTCAATTGCCGTTCCAGCGCGTGGAAGACGGCGCGCTCGGCCCCGGCCTCCCGCCCTACTTCGGAAAACGACGCAGGAATCATCTTCGCCATCGGACGCACTCCGCCGCTTTGCTTACGAAGCGCCCCAGACGCCCCGCCGGTTTTCCCGCGCCATACCCTCGGCGTTGCGGATGAAGTCGGGTGCATTGGCGGCGGCCTTGGCGAAGCCGGACAGGGCGAAGACCTCGGCGATATCCAGTCCCTTGGACTGCGACACACAGCGCCAGCCGCCGACCGGGGCCTGTTCGCACGTCACCCCTCCCGCCTGTTCCAGGTAGGAGCGGGCGGCGGCGGCGGCTTGGGGCATTTCCACCGGGCGCAGGCCCGCCAGGGGCAGGCGCTGTCCGTTCACGCTGAGAGTGGCTGTATCGAGAATCTCGGGGATGCCGGAATGGCTGGCGGGAATTTGCTTGGCCGGCGCGATCACGGCGGCGGGAACGACCGGGGCCAGCTTCTGAATCTGGGGCTGTAAAGTTGTGGCGGGAATGGTCGCCGAGGGGGAGGACGAGTTGAACAGTTTCGGCCCCAGGAACGCCACAGCCAGGACCAGAGGAATGCCGACGGCAAGGCCAATCTTCAACCCGCTGCTCAGTTGCGGGCCATGGCTGACCGGGGCGGGGCGATCATCCGAGCGGACATTCAGGATCGTGTCGGAGCCGCTGGGCGCGGCGGGCTGGCCCAAGGTGGGCTCGGATCGCGCCGGCCGGCAGGCGAGGCCGTCGAGTTCACGCAAAGCCGCCCGGTGCTGCAATTCCTGCGCGGCGGCCACCGAAACACACCGCTTGCCAACGGGATTGAAGACCGTGCCCGTGGCCTTGGCCACCACGATGGCCAGCGGTATGCCGATGATGGTGCAGCACAGGAGGAACGCCTGAACCACCATAGCGGCGGCCAGGAGCAGCCCGAAGGGGAACCACAGGATCATGATGATCCAGGAATAGGCCTTCCACAGCCCGATCTCGGCGCCGGGCTCCAGGTCGCTGTCGCGCACCATGGCCCGCCCGAACGGCCCCAGATAGAACTTGCCCAACTCCATCAGGCCGAGCCCCAGAGGGGCGCCCACCACAGTAACCGTGAACAGCAGGCCGATCAGATAGGTGATGGCGGCATTGATGAACCCGAGGAACGGGAAGTGCCACAGAATGTTGCCGAGCGTCCTCATTTCCGCCTCCTCGCGGGCTAGGTCCTAGACGGGAAGCCTCAGCGCGAGGCCACCACCCACTGCTTCTGTTCGTTCAGGCACGAGGTCACGGTTTCCTCGTGCTGCTTGCCCGAGCTATCGACCACCACCTGCTTCAGCTGGCGGCAGGTGCGGCCATCGGCCAGGGTGGTGGGGGCGGAAACCGGTTCGACCCAGCCCCAATTACCCGACTGGCCGCCGGAGCGGATCGGCTCGACCGCGCCCCACTGGCCTGCGGAAGCCTGCTTGCCGGGTTCGACGGCGGCCCATTGTCCATTTCCCTGCGATGGCGGGGTGGACGGGGCGGGGGGCGGCAGGGGGGCCGTCTTGACCTGGCGCTGAGGGGCAGCCTTCGGCTTGGGCGGCTGGGATGCGGCAGCGGTCGTCGAGGCCGTCTGGGGTGTGGCGGCCGGAGCTGACGCCGTTGCCGGCGTGCTGGCCGTCGCGGGAACCTGGGCGGTATCCGACGCCCACACCACCTTCTGCCCCACCGGCGCCTCGCCTGCCGTCTGCGAGGCGGTAGCCAGCGCCTGCTTGTCCTGGCAATCCAGCAGCGAGCCGATCTGCTGGCCGATCAGACCACCCACCGCCGCGCCGAGGAGGGCTGTGCCGATCTTGCCGCTGGCTTTGCCCAGCAGCAGGCCGGCGGCAACGCCGCCAATCACTGCGCCGATAGCTGCGCCACCCACCTTGCAATCGTTGTCGAAGGCAGTCTCCATGGTCTTGCAACCGGTCAAGACCACCGGGACGCAAATCGCCGAAGCCAGGAGGGACATCCGTCCCAGCCTGGACACACCAAAGCTCATCATGATTTCCCCCAAGCAAAAAGCATCTTGCGGCAACTATCCCTTGCCAAACAGGGGGCGTCAAGCCAGCCAGGATGATCACTCTCGACACCCATTCGGCTAACCCTCGCGATAGATGTTCCGCATTTGTTCTTGCCTGACTATCGGCCCTTGGGCATCATACCCCTGGAAAGTCCGCCGGTTCGGCTCTCTGAGATGACGAGCGAGCCCTGTGCGCCAGGCTTCCACGGACCAATCCCCCCGTTCTGCCGCATGCGCAGCCCTTGGCGCGCGTCGTCGGCCTTGCTTCAAGGATTCCCCCAATGTCCATCGATCTGAATGACACCATCGGTAGCTCCTACCCCGCAGATCCCGGGGACGTCTTGAACGTCAAGACTTCCATGAACAATCTTGGCTATTACGATCCACCCGCCGCCTATGGGCTGACCCCTTGGCCCGACACCCCCATGTTCGACGGCATCAAGAACTTCCAGAAGGACCATGACCTTGAGGTGGATGGCATCATGCATCCCGATGGTCCCACCGTCACCACCATGAACAAGGGGCTGGCCCAAGGCGAAGATTCGCCCTCCGACGGCAACGAACAATTGGCCTATAATCCGGCAGCAGCCAATCTGCTCGATATGATGTTGCAGCGCGGGACGAAGGGGGGCGGCGGCGGCAATTCCTGCCCTGGTGATCGAGCCCCGAGGTCCGGGGATGAATGCGATGAGCTATACAATGCGGACAGCAGCATTTGCCGCTCCCTGCCGCCGGTCCCCCGGATTCGGAGGAACTGCTGGTCATCGGCATCAGAGCGCAACGCGGCCTGCCGCTCCGGCCGGCCGCTGCCGCCCCTGGACAGCAGCGACAGGCCTTGACGATTGGAGGCTCCAATCCGATGGATGAATTCGCCGTTAAGGTAACGGCCAAGGGAGCCGATGGCTCCCTTGCACCGTTTCATATCTACGTGGGCACGCCCGAGGCCGTCGATGACATCGTCTCGGGGTGCCTGACTTGGTGCAGCCTGCTCGAGAAGCCTCATTTGGTGAAGGGTGAGACATTGGCTCAGGCCTACAGCCTCGCCTACCGCTTTATTGCCCAGATGGTGGAGTATGCCGGCCTGACCCTATTTGACCGGGACGGCGCCCCCTTTCAACTGCCCCGCCCGCCGGATGGGTTCGAGGACGAGATATGAGGACGTCCAGCCTTGCCGCCCCCTTCCTCAAGCGCGTCACCCTGTTGCCCGAAAAGGCGGAGGAAGGCTGCTTTCCCTTCGGCCATCTTCCTTTCCTGAAAGGCGGGGATTTCACGCTGGACCTGCGGGCCGCCATAACCATCCTGGTGGGCGAGAACGGCAGCGGCAAGTCCACCCTGATCGAAGGCATTGCCGCCTGCGCCGGCTTTCCCGCCTTGGGTGGCAGTCAGGACCACCGGCCAGGAGACGAGCCGGGCGCTGGCGCCCTCGGGCGGGCCTTGCGCCTGTCCTGGCTGCCCAAGGTGTCCAACGGCTTCTTCTTTCGCGCCGAAAGCTTCTTTGGTCTCGCCGGCTATCTGGACCAGGAAGGCTCTCTCGACCGTCAAGGTGGCCGCCTGCTGCACCGGCAAAGTCATGGCGAGGCCTTCATGGCCATGTTCCGTCATCGCCTCGACACCGAAGGCCGCGCCATCTACCTGCTGGACGAGCCGGAAGTGGCGCTGTCGCCCACCCGCCAATTGGCCTTTCTCCGCATCTTGCGCGATTGGCAAGTCTCGGGGCAGGTCCAGGCGATCATCGCCACCCACTCGCCGATGCTGATGGCCTTGCCTGGGGCAGATCTGCTGTCCCTGGACGGCGGAGCCATCCATCCGATGCGCCTGGAGGAGACCGAGCATTACCGGGTGACGCGCCGGTTCCTGAGTGATCCGGACACCGCTTTGCGGGAATTGTTTGATGAGGACTGAAGCCGCCATCAACGATCCTGCGGAGCGAACTTCCCGACGACACTTCCAAGTCGGAAGAGGCCTTTCTGGCCGAGGTCGCCTCGGTGGCGGAAACCGTCGGCCAATCGGGTGATCCGGGGGCATCGCGGAAGATCATTTCCGCATCCAAGGTGCACTCCATCGTCAACGTCACGGGAACGACCATGGCCCATGACGGCGACGGCGCCGAACTCTAGTCGTCCATGTGGTATCACATCGGCGCGCAACGGCCATACTGCGTCATGGTGCATCTGAAGCTCATCGCCCCATCCCGGCGCCGTGGTGACAATGACTATGCGGCTTTGGTTCGCACCCTTGACCACAGCCTGATGAATGCGGCCATCGACTGGATGCGCC
It encodes the following:
- a CDS encoding IS630 family transposase (programmed frameshift) gives rise to the protein MALLRQRLIAAVENGQSCRLAAKRFGVAASTAIKWMSRWRQEGLADPKPIGGDRHSHRMEAHVEEILGLIDKTPDITLMEIVAHLEVTHGLRVAHSSVWRLLDRHDMTFKKNGAHASEPQRPDVLRRRQAWFEIQPDLAPERLVFIDETGASTKMARLRGRALRGERCRAPVPHGHWKTTTFVGALRLSGMTAPMVLDGAMNGPAFLAYVEQVLAPTLSQDDVVVMDNLPAHKLTAVRAAIEATGAKLYFLPPYSPDFNPIEMVFSKFKSFLKKVAARTKDDLWTAIARGIDLFTPAECLNYFAAAGCDRD
- a CDS encoding peptidoglycan-binding domain-containing protein, with translation MSIDLNDTIGSSYPADPGDVLNVKTSMNNLGYYDPPAAYGLTPWPDTPMFDGIKNFQKDHDLEVDGIMHPDGPTVTTMNKGLAQGEDSPSDGNEQLAYNPAAANLLDMMLQRGTKGGGGGNSCPGDRAPRSGDECDELYNADSSICRSLPPVPRIRRNCWSSASERNAACRSGRPLPPLDSSDRP
- a CDS encoding NERD domain-containing protein, whose product is MAKMIPASFSEVGREAGAERAVFHALERQLSGDFTVLWSIGTLGSQPREIDFLVLHPRFGVVVIEVKGGAVTLGNPMDSRRKWTSTTRSAGQPASIKNPYHQAVGAGMSFVSDWKAHSSVGGFFAITPLVILPHTPRPSNAEAVLEPKTEHFLFENDMAVIGTRIAEMMEKAMASGEGYKPLESAGVTSIIELYGRQHVVVEPALVEPEEETAPTSFQPPPNKRPAIVKIAGLTIATSLVVALAAVLVPRLIPASPPATQPAAAVKPPASAPPKTPQTITGVPDILDTATLSVNGQRLPLTGLRPVDLPEAKAFARTYLAQAGNVKCYMAPVGGWRCISLAKGLDIAEVFALSGFAKAAANAPDFIRNAEALARENRRGVWGAS
- a CDS encoding AAA family ATPase; amino-acid sequence: MRTSSLAAPFLKRVTLLPEKAEEGCFPFGHLPFLKGGDFTLDLRAAITILVGENGSGKSTLIEGIAACAGFPALGGSQDHRPGDEPGAGALGRALRLSWLPKVSNGFFFRAESFFGLAGYLDQEGSLDRQGGRLLHRQSHGEAFMAMFRHRLDTEGRAIYLLDEPEVALSPTRQLAFLRILRDWQVSGQVQAIIATHSPMLMALPGADLLSLDGGAIHPMRLEETEHYRVTRRFLSDPDTALRELFDED
- a CDS encoding glutamate--cysteine ligase → MSAPAKPSGEPIAGKHQLVEYLESGCKPKDAWRIGTEHEKFGFSLDDLKPVPYGGDKGIKAMLDGLVGLGWEPVFEGDNVIALHDYCGAAISLEPGGQLELSGGLLDNIHQTAAEVTHHLAQVKHVAQHLGIGFLGVGFQPKWSKDDTPWMPKGRYVIMRRYMPEVGTKGLDMMLRTCTVQVNLDFASEADMVKKLRVSLALQPIATALFAASPFVDGKPSGFISARGDVWTDTDRYRTGGLPFAFDEGMGFERYVDWMLDVPMYFVYRDGKYIDAAGQSFRDFMAGKLPAFPGQLPTMGDWADHLTTAFPDVRLKKFLEMRGADAGPWRRLCALPALWTGLLYDDTALDGAWELVKDWTAEQREALRATVPARGLAATIHGRSVREVAADMLSLASAGLKARGRLNDSGRDETIYLDPIESVVKTGKTASEEMLDAFHTRWRGSIDPIFREYAY
- a CDS encoding YccF domain-containing protein encodes the protein MRTLGNILWHFPFLGFINAAITYLIGLLFTVTVVGAPLGLGLMELGKFYLGPFGRAMVRDSDLEPGAEIGLWKAYSWIIMILWFPFGLLLAAAMVVQAFLLCCTIIGIPLAIVVAKATGTVFNPVGKRCVSVAAAQELQHRAALRELDGLACRPARSEPTLGQPAAPSGSDTILNVRSDDRPAPVSHGPQLSSGLKIGLAVGIPLVLAVAFLGPKLFNSSSPSATIPATTLQPQIQKLAPVVPAAVIAPAKQIPASHSGIPEILDTATLSVNGQRLPLAGLRPVEMPQAAAAARSYLEQAGGVTCEQAPVGGWRCVSQSKGLDIAEVFALSGFAKAAANAPDFIRNAEGMARENRRGVWGAS
- a CDS encoding replication protein RepA, translating into MPITDSGEVWWSDVAPSQRALYGSYVVLGEAFFRAITSNPVPVDRRALKALRRSPLALDLYAWATHRVYELGSEGAFIPWSGLRRQIGAAYSDPKNFQKAAKQALRKVASVYLGFRYSCELGGIRILLGSTTAVPSNKSGKSSHIHGETVPRPTAAPPKARGVTPRSRR